From the Leishmania panamensis strain MHOM/PA/94/PSC-1 chromosome 31 sequence genome, one window contains:
- a CDS encoding methylcrotonoyl-coa carboxylase biotinylated subunitprotein-like protein (TriTrypDB/GeneDB-style sysID: LpmP.31.3020) produces the protein MLRCTDCCFQRKVEKLLVANRGEIACRVFRTCREMHIRTVALFCEAERNARHVVEADEAVCIGPPPAVNSYLRGDHIISVAKQLNVDAIHPGYGFLSENADFADAVTRSGIEFIGPPASAISAMGSKSESKRIMEVAGVPVVPGYYGDNQTAGFLAEEADKVGFPILIKAVSGGGGKGMKIVERPEDFAFMLESAKREATNFFKDDRVILERYVKRSRHIECQIFCDKHSRGVFFFERDCSVQRRYQKVLEEAPAPHLSMETRQRIGEVALQAAKAVGYVGAGTVEFIFDTSTGDFYFMEMNTRLQVEHPVTEEVCRIKGAPLDLVKLQIKTAMGKPLTFSQEDIALVGSCIEARVYAESPERGFLPESGPLTFIREPFQGVRGSTRTRLDTGFREGDNVLIHYDPMLAKVISWGRNREEALKGLQQALGEYKVAGINTNIEFLKRCCEASEFARGGVTTNFINDHEKQLLTAPAVTPEVAAMAATACLLNHCDNWRGAFRLNGDTKATVHFYIDSKPVEVRLHTEGANYHKIFFRVGDHEGSFSVGSGPVTSKHRDQKNIVNDFTFLFENGMRHTVLAVVTEGDVTIIGSFGLHQIRLLPLTDGFGNASMGAGASAKILSPMPGKVSKFIARRGDVVEKGQVLMILEAMKMEHPIRALQDGQVSFSVKEGDVVGSDHLLATVAQKE, from the coding sequence ATGCTACGCTGCACAGATTGCTGCTTCCAGCGCAAGGTTGAGAAGCTGCTGGTGGCAAATCGGGGGGAGATTGCGTGCCGCGTTTTCCGTACATGCCGTGAGATGCACATCCGCACTGTGGCGCTGTTCTGCGAGGCAGAGCGGAACGCGAGGCATGTCGTAGAGGCAGACGAGGCCGTCTGCATTGGCCCACCACCCGCGGTGAACTCGTACCTGCGCGGTGACCATATCATCAGCGTGGCGAAACAGCTGAATGTAGACGCAATTCACCCCGGGTACGGCTTTCTCTCCGAGAATGCGGACTTTGCTGACGCTGTCACGCGCTCCGGCATTGAATTCATTGGCCCACCTGCGTCAGCTATCTCGGCGATGGGCTCCAAGAGTGAGAGCAAGCGCATCATGGAGGTTGCCGGGGTGCCTGTTGTGCCGGGCTACTACGGTGACAACCAGACTGCAGGCTTCCtcgcggaggaggcagacaAGGTGGGATTTCCCATTCTCATCAAGGCGGTTtcgggtggcggcggcaagggCATGAAGATTGTGGAGCGGCCCGAAGACTTTGCCTTTATGCTGGAGAGCGCGAAGCGCGAGGCGACTAACTTTTTCAAGGACGACCGTGTCATTTTGGAGCGCTACGTGAAGCGTTCACGACACATCGAGTGCCAGATTTTTTGCGATAAACACAGCCGAGGggtcttttttttcgagCGCGATTGCAGCGTGCAGCGTCGGTATCAAAAGGTCCTCGAGGAGGCCCCGGCGCCTCATCTGTCGATGGAGACACGACAGCGCATTGGCGAGGTAGCGCTGCAGGCTGCGAAGGCAGTTGGCTACGTGGGCGCTGGCACAGTGGAATTCATCTTCGACACAAGCACTGGCGATTTTTACTTCATGGAGATGAACACGCGATTGCAGGTGGAGCACCCCGTGACGGAGGAGGTGTGCCGCATCAAAGGTGCACCGCTGGACTTGGTCAAGCTGCAGATCAAGACGGCCATGGGCAAGCCGCTCACATTTTCCCAGGAGGACATCGCGCTGGTCGGCTCCTGTATCGAGGCGCGCGTGTATGCGGAGTCGCCGGAGAGGGGCTTTCTTCCCGAAAGCGGCCCGCTAACGTTCATCCGGGAGCCGTTTCAGGGGGTGCGTGGATCGACGCGCACCCGACTGGACACTGGGTTTCGTGAGGGCGACAACGTACTCATCCACTACGATCCCATGCTGGCCAAGGTCATCTCGTGGGGTCGCAATCGTGAAGAGGCATTGAAAGGCCTGCAGCAGGCACTAGGCGAGTACAAGGTGGCTGGCATCAACACGAACATCGAGTTCCTGAAGCGATGCTGCGAAGCGTCGGAGTttgcgcgcggcggcgtgacCACCAACTTCATCAACGATCACGAAAAGCAGCTGCTCACCGCTCCAGCTGTGAcgccggaggtggcggccaTGGCGGCTACCGCTTGCCTGCTCAACCACTGCGATAACTGGCGTGGTGCATTCCGTCTCAACGGCGACACCAAGGCCACCGTTCACTTTTACATTGACAGCAAGCCGGTAGAGGTGCGTCTGCACACGGAGGGCGCAAACTACCACAAGATCTTTTTCAGAGTAGGAGATCACGAGGGGTCGTTTTCGGTCGGCTCCGGCCCTGTGACTTCGAAGCACCGTGACCAGAAGAACATCGTGAACGATTTCACCTTCCTCTTCGAGAATGGCATGCGTCACACAGTCTTGGCCGTCGTGACGGAAGGTGACGTAACAATCATTGGCAGCTTTGGGCTGCACCAGATTCGCCTATTGCCGCTGACGGATGGCTTTGGGAACGCATCGATGGGGGCAGGTGCCTCAGCGAAGATCTTGAGCCCGATGCCCGGCAAAGTGTCCAAGTTTATCGCGAGGCGGGGCGACGTCGTCGAGAAGGGCCAGGTTCTCATGATTTTGGAGGCGATGAAGATGGAGCACCCCATCAGGGCACTGCAGGACGGCCaggtctctttctctgtgaaagagggagacgtgGTCGGCAGCGATCACCTGCTTGCCACCGTTGCGCAGAAGGAGTGA
- a CDS encoding hypothetical protein (TriTrypDB/GeneDB-style sysID: LpmP.31.3030): MYAVKPWGHVLLVGSCVGTYAMGIGMRWRESNVTIIERRQSPSYERAEVRRCVVTDQTVKLLTDLGCTERKLLSVLRPARGWRFLSPDLTLLREGSVFPGCAIGETAYQCTEGVLLRTLRTEFLRFGGTIDWETEAHSADANNDGSDTWCLRKDYGLCTNAEAIITMAKATPFTEMLVARDPSRIAVLFDVERGVCKLDSRAASVLFDQQSDVSIVVGNGIALHCWRSSASECAWRLVRSATKHLSFDGSLDGMHDVLRAIIRKSEKRCSSICALPGTTPAIKDEAAHFRVGLLGDGLLPIDPFEWRGDNVRCMIEEASKVCRLFYGKKYHRGDVASLLRGAEQDSIAKRANLLQRDLQDAEHFLAVHPLLESEPTALEMRRVCS; encoded by the coding sequence ATGTACGCCGTCAAGCCATGGGGCCATGTTCTCCTCGTCGGAAGCTGTGTCGGGACGTACGCGATGGGCATCGGCATGCGATGGCGAGAATCGAATGTGACGATTATTGAACGGCGGCAGAGCCCATCGTACGAGCGCGCAgaggtgcggcgctgcgtggtgACAGATCAAACTGTGAAGCTGCTGACAGACTTGGGGTGCACGGAGAGGAAACTCCTCTCCGTGCTGCGTCCCGCTCGCGGGTGgcgcttcctctcccctgACCTCACACTTCTTCGAGAGGGGTCCGTCTTTCCCGGCTGTGCGATCGGCGAAACGGCATACCAGTGCACGGAGGGCGTCTTGCTGCGCACTCTTCGCACAGAGTTTCTGCGGTTTGGCGGCACTATCGACTGGGAGACGGAGGCACACAGTGCCGACGCAAacaacgacggcagcgacacctgGTGCTTGCGCAAGGACTATGGCCTCTGCACCAACGCGGAGGCCATCATCACCATGGCGAAGGCGACCCCCTTCACCGAGATGTTAGTTGCGCGCGACCCAAGCAGAATAGCAGTGCTCTTTGACGTGGAGCGTGGCGTGTGTAAGCTCGATAGCCGCGCTGCGAGCGTTTTGTTTGACCAGCAGTCCGATGTCTCAATAGTGGTGGGAAACGGCATTGCCCTgcactgctggcgctccAGTGCTTCCGAGTGCGCGTGGCGACTCGTTCGGAGCGCCACAAAGCACTTATCATTCGATGGAAGCCTGGATGGCATGCACGACGTTCTGAGAGCTATAATTCGAAAGTCGGAGAAACGCTGCAGCTCTATCTGCGCTCTACCAGGCACCACGCCAGCCATCAAGGACGAAGCTGCGCACTTCCGTGTCGGGCTGTTGGGCGATGGTCTTCTTCCCATAGACCCGTTTGAGTGGAGGGGTGACAACGTCCGCTGCATGATTGAGGAGGCGTCGAAGGTGTGTCGTCTGTTTTATGGAAAGAAGTACCACCGTGGTGACGTCGCCTCTCTGCTACGTGGGGCGGAGCAGGACTCCATCGCGAAGCGGGCGaatctcctccagcgtgaTCTGCAGGATGCAGAGCACTTTCTCGCCGTTCATCCTCTGCTGGAGAGCGAGCCCACTGCACTGGAGATGCGTCGCGTCTGCTCCTGA
- a CDS encoding dynein-associated protein, putative (TriTrypDB/GeneDB-style sysID: LpmP.31.3040), with protein MNKANPTVAEREAHLQNVEDTLNRIAHHKGVLGYFIMEPRKGKLLSFAGFRGSSREAYRYADTLKGFIDVTASTVRTIDWNDEMTFLRISCGAVDILVAPDTNKEYTMVVVQVVSGRGV; from the coding sequence ATGAACAAGGCCAATCCAACGGTGGCAGAACGTGAGGCCCACCTTCAGAATGTGGAGGACACGCTGAACCGCATTGCCCACCACAAGGGAGTGCTGGGCTACTTTATCATGGAACCGCGGAAGGGGAAGCTGCTTAGCTTCGCGGGCTTTCGCGGGAGCTCTAGGGAGGCGTATCGCTACGCTGACACCCTGAAGGGGTTCATCGAcgtcaccgcctccaccgttCGAACCATTGACTGGAATGACGAGATGACGTTTCTCCGAATTAGTTGTGGCGCTGTCGACATTCTCGTCGCACCGGACACAAACAAAGAGTACACGATGGTGGTTGTCCAAGTTGTCAGTGGACGGGGTGTCTGA
- a CDS encoding hypothetical protein (TriTrypDB/GeneDB-style sysID: LpmP.31.3050), with product MVMLQSVARVLGCSAPAVFAVHGNRVFVPADNGVVVVEDGYEYLWAPFPIGKYSIDKIAVSAEGVLCLAEKRLHVALHFFDADSMQSLGVAEAEVFVSIADIVFSADGKELFVLGTVPDTTVTIFRRSTPNGSYSLADRVPLQHSEEPKGLLAFGFEGSVLRFGIWRSGCIAGYAHGEDGKSFQKCFSVEASIESACVSGPSTMCYITKEGSLHVYSHESRTFQDVCEGLLAPAAASMIVWDGTVFIFTRSGDLLSVNLCDGTHHRRSLGCLPSCTSRIVVTSAAELLLSTQRGLLAVTVPVVTNGGAADSRLVKGWTEASTLRCLSVNNGASAAWVLRDGSIALYKRDDVRVLTPCGVRRAAVHACILNSSEIVILFEDGTLRCFDCVGEREVWSHQCLEWAPTFVEADGSGTVACCGRDALRFLRCMDDGVEDRGVIRTTLLASICLVRWVPMETCLLVVCQNGDAFLVEVPKDGDAETTHSAEAFVRSSWRLDFPITDALVCYVTPDILNLFVHSADHDSKVYTLDRQREGDGKVSRPLFLIHDHSSGGSCLLRLNDSTVISCGRDGSIAARDLTPYQTQMTPIPPSREKRKPLWVHAVRSSFGGGITTVATTDTGAEVICGGNDGVIQCVTLKAEGAHATWQEPQWTHAEAARLGIVGDKIAAVQAGDAAPEREALLLAVSRVRELWMKVMSDKDTEVPLEAFLTPEQRDQFAAECDSAVFDMREGHYYHAILNEYLQDTLRRRCCEAMEVTRMKVVSMNTSELEVHNFHIHRRTRAEASLSRKALFLRQLQKKSAVGRRTVPGLQIMSKTATPADGSSSGTEDLDAAMLNDADVYTQSRMVLQSLLVKGRSLALKDAFNTRFTDLQDLKRQSMMQVEERTLRCITIGKQLGSLPAQLFTAVVDPEEDPNSLFVVEDKELSAEAQALIAPSMGATVVSPVDEAALPLWMDGLEKEVVRLEVHVPLPDFADDTRDTFIPPEERTEEQTRIIEAYAKRLKEENECVEAKREALRGEFKSLQEKNRETAAKLDEQLHQIRQLRLNTAEEVDEAELQLALLFQHRLCVSAAYRQHQSLAQKRETLRDGRTEAESTVAQQKHLLRAAQARLAAAESKTGGYAASVRALAPFEDGTTGEKLHRRFVRWQRRFVDGSAALPDADTSAADCTAEQWAAFCDHCQAVAELQQLVNDAEAEVQRAAVDVREAQRHCKLITDEIDVTGEAMAAVRGSSVACLLDVHALCRLRQGQIQDEGATTATAFLSSNLRWRDDVSQYNDLILQSEAESRALLIKAFAQQKLMRLLDWDTERLRYCTGTLQLELRQLHTLRVTRQMQEWLSGDAEVSEEKMLAHLQRHMDMVEMNMSRKIEELRSVGRRLKSQIAERVTENTIVDAQCDDLDDTVRANTAVYRLMETGADSLHARAARAKEIFCTSELEELARSQQEELVRLKHEVDRLRERTFPSFAVVSKQTR from the coding sequence ATGGTGATGTTACAAAGTGTGGCTCGAGTACttggctgcagcgcaccagcTGTGTTCGCAGTGCATGGCAACCGTGTCTTCGTTCCAGCGGACAACGGTGTGGTCGTCGTAGAGGACGGTTACGAATATTTGTGGGCCCCGTTTCCCATTGGGAAGTACTCGATCGATAAAATCGCCGTCAGTGCTGAAGGCGTGCTGTGTTTAGCAGAGAAGCGCCTGCATGTTGCGCTGCATTTCTTCGATGCGGACTCTATGCAAAGCCTCGGCGttgcggaggcggaggtctTCGTAAGTATTGCAGATATCGTCTTTTCTGCTGATGGGAAGGAGCTTTTTGTCCTTGGAACGGTTCCTGACACAACTGTGACCATTTTCAGGCGAAGCACGCCAAATGGCTCCTACAGTCTCGCAGACCGCGTGCCTCTCCAGCATAGCGAGGAGCCAAAAGGGCTGCTTGCCTTCGGTTTTGAGGGGTCTGTTCTTCGTTTTGGCATATGGAGAAGCGGCTGCATTGCGGGCTACGCCCATGGGGAGGACGGCAAGAGTTTTCAAAAGTGCTTCTCTGTGGAGGCGAGCATAGagagtgcgtgtgtctcaGGACCGAGCACGATGTGCTATATCACGAAGGAGGGCTCTTTGCATGTGTACTCACATGAAAGCCGGACGTTCCAGGATGTGTGCGAAGGCTTGCTGGCACCGGCTGCAGCCTCAATGATTGTGTGGGATGGCACTGTGTTTATTTTCACGCGCTCAGGGGACCTCCTCTCCGTCAATCTATGTGATGGCACTCATCACCGTCGCTCTCTTGGGTGCCTGCCTTCCTGCACAAGTCGCATTGTTGTCACGAGcgcagcggagctgctgctgagcacgcagagaggcTTACTCGCAGTGACAGTTCCAGTAGTGACCAATGGCGGAGCTGCCGATTCGCGCCTTGTGAAGGGCTGGACGGAGGCCTCGACACTCCGATGCCTTTCTGTGAACAATGGGGCTTCGGCAGCGTGGGTGTTGCGGGATGGCAGCATCGCCCTTTACAAAAGGGACGATGTGAGGGTTTTAACACCTTGCGGCGTGCGAAGGGCGgctgtgcatgcgtgcatTTTGAACTCCTCTGAGATAGTGATCCTGTTCGAGGATGGaacgctgcgctgctttgaCTGCGTcggtgagagagaggtgtggtCTCACCAGTGCTTGGAGTGGGCTCCTACGTTTGTGGAGGCGGATGGGTCTGGCACTGTCGCGTGCTGTGGTCGAGACGCGCTTCGGTTTTTGAGATGCATGGATGACGGCGTAGAGGACCGAGGCGTGATTCGCACCACTCTTCTTGCCTCCATCTGCTTGGTAAGGTGGGTGCCGATGGAGACATGTCTACTGGTCGTGTGCCAAAATGGTGATGCATTCCTTGTCGAGGTGCCGAaagacggcgacgccgagaCAACGCACAGTGCCGAGGCGTTTGTGCGCAGCTCGTGGCGACTCGACTTCCCGATCACGGATGCACTTGTGTGTTATGTTACTCCTGACATCCTCAATCTCTTTGTACACTCGGCAGACCATGATTCGAAGGTGTACACGCTTGACCGCCAACGAGAAGGTGACGGAAAGGTGTCGCGGCCTTTGTTTCTCATTCacgaccacagcagcggtggcagttgTCTCCTACGTCTCAACGATTCCACAGTCATTTCGTGTGGCCGAGATGGAAGTATCGCCGCGCGCGATTTGACGCCGTACCAGACACAAATGACCCCCATCCCACCATCGCGTGAGAAGCGGAAGCCGCTCTGGGTGCACGCCGTGCGTTCCTCATTCGGCGGCGGTATCACGACGGTGGCCACTACTGACACCGGGGCAGAGGTGATCTGCGGCGGCAATGACGGGGTTATCCAGTGTGTTACGTTGAAAGCAGAAGGTGCCCACGCTACCTGGCAGGAGCCTCAGTGGACGCACGCGGAGGCAGCGCGACTGGGCATCGTTGGCGACAAGATAGCCGCTGTACAAGCAGGCGACGCGGCGCCAGAGCGGGAGGCGCTCCTTCTTGCGGTGTCCCGCGTGCGTGAGCTGTGGATGAAGGTGATGAGCGACAAGGATACCGAGGTTCCTCTCGAGGCTTTCTTGACGCCAGAGCAGCGTGACCAGTTCGCGGCGGAATGCGACAGCGCCGTGTTTGATATGCGCGAGGGACACTACTATCACGCTATCCTGAACGAGTACCTCCAGGATACTCtccggaggcgctgctgcgaggcgatggaggtgaCACGCATGAAGGTGGTGAGCATGAATACGTCCGAGTTGGAGGTGCACAACTTTCACATCCATCGCAGGACACGGGCCGAGGCATCGCTCTCCCGCAAAGCATTGTttctccgccagctgcagaagaagagcgctGTTGGTCGACGCACTGTTCCTGGGCTGCAGATCATGTCAAAGACCGCGACGCCCGCGGATGGCAGCTCTAGCGGAACTGAAGACCTCGACGCCGCCATGCTGAACGACGCGGATGTGTACACTCAGAGCCGCATGGTTCTTCAGTCTCTCCTCGTCAAGGGCCGGTCTCTGGCGCTCAAGGATGCCTTCAACACGCGCTTCACGGATCTGCAGGACTTGAAGAGACAGTCCATGATGCAGGTGGAGGAACGTACGCTGCGCTGTATTACGATTGGGAAGCAGTTGGGCAGCCTTCCTGCACAGCTCTTCACGGCGGTCGTCGACCCGGAGGAGGACCCAAACTCACTATTCGTTGTCGAGGACAAGGAGCTGAGCGCTGAGGCGCAGGCCCTCATCGCCCCTTCCATGGGGGCAACTGTTGTGTCTCCGGTGGATGAGGCGGCCTTGCCCCTGTGGATGGACGGCCTGgaaaaggaggtggtgcggctgGAGGTGCATGTGCCGTTGCCAGACTTCGCAGATGACACGCGCGACACCTTCATCCCGCCAGAGGAGCGCACAGAGGAGCAGACGCGCATTATTGAGGCTTACGCCAAGAGACTtaaggaggagaacgagtGCGtcgaggcgaagagggaggcgctgcgaGGTGAGTTCAAGTCGTTGCAGGAAAAGAACAGAGAGACCGCCGCGAAGCTCGACGAGCAGCTTCACCAGATTCGCCAGCTCCGGCTGAACACCGCTGAGGAGGTCGACGAAGCAGAGCTTCAACTGGCGCTACTTTTTCAACATCGGCTGTGCGTCAGCGCTGCCTATCGACAGCATCAATCTTTGGCCCAGAAGCGCGAGACTCTCCGTGACGGACGGACAGAAGCTGAATCTaccgtggcgcagcagaagCACTTGCTCCGTGCAGCACAGGCTCGGTTGGCCGCGGCGGAGAGCAAAACAGGTGGCTACGCGGCGAGTGTCAGAGCCTTAGCACCCTTTGAGGATGGCACCACGGGCGAGAAGCTGCACCGGCGTTTTgtgcgatggcagcggcgctttGTGGACggcagtgcggcgctgccggaTGCTGACACGTCAGCAGCAGACTGCACGGCGGAGCAGTGGGCAGCTTTTTGCGATCATTGCCAGGCGGTAGCTGAGTTGCAACAGCTCGTCAACGATGCcgaggcagaggtgcagcgagcTGCTGTGGACGTGCGGGAAGCGCAGCGACACTGCAAGCTTATTACGGATGAAATAGATGTCACTGGTGAGGCAATGGCCGCTGTGCGCGGCAGCTCAGTGGCGTGCCTTCTGGACGTCCACGCCCTGTGCCGGCTGCGCCAGGGCCAAATCCAAGACGAGGGCgccacgacggcgacggcgtttTTGTCCTCCAACCTGCGGTGGCGCGATGACGTGTCCCAGTACAACGATCTCATCCTCCAAAGCGAAGCAGAGAGCCGCGCACTTCTGATCAAGGCGTTTGCGCAGCAAAAGCTGATGAGGCTGTTGGACTGGGACACGGAGCGGCTTAGGTACTGCACAGGGACActgcagctggagctgcggcagctgcataCCCTTCGCGTCACCCGCCAGATGCAGGAGTGGCTGAGCGGCGACGCAGAGGTGTCGGAGGAGAAGATGCTGGCGCATCTCCAGCGCCATATGGACATGGTGGAGATGAACATGAGTCGAAAaatcgaggagctgcggagCGTTGGGCGGCGACTGAAGAGCCAGATTGCGGAGCGGGTGACAGAGAACACAATCGTCGATGCCCAGTGCGACGACCTCGACGACACAGTGCGTGCGAATACAGCAGTGTACCGCCTGATGGAAACGGGCGCGGACAGCTtgcacgcgcgtgctgcACGGGCGAAAGAAATTTTCTGTACCAGTGAGCTAGAGGAGCTGGCTCGGTcacagcaggaggagctAGTGCGACTGAAGCACGAGGTGGATCGTCTGCGGGAGCGGACGTTCCCGTCTTTTGCCGTTGTGTCGAAGCAGACGCGCTAG
- a CDS encoding protein kinase, putative (TriTrypDB/GeneDB-style sysID: LpmP.31.3060): MSAFSSVLGAPGATGDLKYVKKKLIGTGSYGEAWLVERLSDKAIFVAKTMDLGKMSSRDRTYAYSEIKCLASCHHPNIIKYIEDKEDNEHLLIVMEFADSGDLDRQIKARSTDFKHFQEHEALFLFLQLCLALDHIHAHKMLHRDIKGANVLLTSTGLIKIGDFGFSHQYDDTVSGVVANTFCGTPYYLAPELWNNQRYSKKADVWSLGVLLYEIMALKRPFTSTNMKGLMAKVLSGDYESLPEVYSADFRDVVRKILVCDAAQRPSVRDIFRFPYVREGLKVFMHTMRKNSRIDNEVKEALMEHVTVILSSESVEEPKTATVGQINKDVFFSGYLNKLKGGDNHSWKRRYLQVQKGHFIMSEKESDTEGKALSLEHIQSVCPVPVSTAKRMHVFALHTTSGKSMWFEAASLESMEEWIHAIQRGLGVA, from the coding sequence CTCCTACGGCGAGGCGTGGTTGGTGGAGCGCCTCAGCGACAAGGCGATCTTCGTCGCGAAAACAATGGACCTTGGGAAGATGTCGTCTCGTGACCGCACGTATGCGTACAGCGAAATCAAATGTCTTGCGAGCTGCCACCATCCAAATATCATCAAGTACATCGAGGACAAGGAAGATAACGAGCATTTGCTTATTGTAATGGAGTTTGCGGACTCGGGTGATCTGGACCGCCAGATCAAGGCACGCTCGACCGACTTCAAGCATTTCCAGGAGCACGAGGCattgtttctctttctgcagcTGTGTCTGGCACTAGACCACATCCACGCCCACAAGATGCTGCATCGCGATATCAAAGGAGCCAATGTGCTCCTTACTTCCACGGGTCTCATCAAGATTGGTGACTTTGGGTTCAGTCACCAGTACGACGATACCGTCTCGGGAGTGGTCGCGAACACCTTCTGTGGCACACCGTACTACCTTGCACCGGAGCTCTGGAACAACCAGCGCTACAGCAAAAAGGCAGATGTGTGGTCACTGGGTGTACTTTTGTACGAGATCATGGCGCTGAAGCGGCCATTCACCTCGACGAACATGAAGGGTCTCATGGCAAAGGTTCTGAGCGGAGACTACGAGTCGCTACCCGAAGTGTACTCGGCCGACTTTAGGGACGTGGTTCGCAAGATCCTTGTCtgtgatgcggcgcagcggccgaGCGTGCGGGACATCTTCCGCTTTCCCTACGTGCGGGAGGGTCTCAAGGTTTTCATGCACACTATGAGGAAGAATTCGCGCATTGACAACGAGGTAAAGGAGGCGCTGATGGAGCATGTGACGGTGATTCTGTCTAGCGAGTCAGTCGAGGAGCCAAAGACTGCCACTGTTGGTCAGATCAACAAGGATGTGTTTTTCTCTGGGTACCTGAACAAGCTGAAGGGTGGTGACAATCATTCATGGAAGAGGCGGTACCTCCAGGTGCAGAAGGGTCATTTCATTATGTCGGAGAAGGAGTCGGACACAGAGGGAAAGGCGCTAAGCCTGGAGCACATCCAGAGCGTGTGCCCTGTTCCTGTGAGCACGGCAAAGCGCATGCATGTCTTTGCGCTTCACACAACAAGTGGTAAGTCGATGTGGTTTGAAGCCGCATCGCTGGAGAGCATGGAGGAGTGGATTCACGCCATTCAGCGCGGCCTCGGCGTTGCGTGA